Below is a window of Longimicrobiaceae bacterium DNA.
GTCCGCCACCGCCACCTCGAACGACTCCACCTCCACCGTGTCCAGATCCAGCTTGAGCTTGTTCATCGCGTTCTTCCTTGGTGCGAGCCGCCGCCGCCCACGGCTCGGACGGCCGTGGCTCGGGTCGGCGGATGAAGCAGCCGCGGGGCCGCCGAATCGTGGTCATCGACCGCACGCACGGCTTCCTCAAATGAGCGCCGATGCGGTGGTGTCGTGCAGATGATCCGAGGCTGACGGCGCCGTCTCATCGAAAGGCGGGACCGCCGCCCGTGCGAATCGTGTCGCAACGTGCGGTCAAGTAACAGTCGCCGGTAGATGCGGTCAAGTCTTTCGCCGAGGCTGGCGCACGCACGCGAGGCTTGCGCGCGCGGCAGGGTTTCGGCAGGTTGCGTCGCCTCCGCCAGGGCGGAGCACGTTCCCCCAACCCGCAGACGAATGCGCTATTTCGTGACCATCGGCGAGCGCACGGTGGAGGTGGACCTCACCGGCGAGACGCCGGTGGTGGACGGCACGCCCGTGGCCGCCGACCTGGTGTCGCTGCCCGGCACGCCCATCAAGCACCTGCTCGCCGGCGGCCGCTCGTACGAGCTCACGGCCCAGCCCGCCGAGCGCCGCGGCCGCTGGCAGATCGCCATCGGCGCCCAGCGCTTCACCGCCGACGCCGTGGACGAGCGCACCCGCGCCATCCGCGAGATGTCGGGCGCCGCCGAGGAGGAGACGGAGAAGACCATCGTCGCCCCCATGCCCGGCCTGGTGCTGAAGGTGGAGGTGGAGGTGGGCCAGACGGTTCGCGCCGGACAGGGCGTGGTGATCGTGGAGGCGATGAAGATGGAGAACGAACTGAAGGCACCCGCGGACGGCGTGGTCGCCCGTATCGAGGTGCAGCCGGGCCAGACGGTGGAGAAGGGCGCGACACTGGTGATCCTGGAGTAGGTCTCCGTCCACTCACGCACGCAGGAGCGCTCATGTACCGGAAGATCGAAGACTTCGAGAAGGGCTGGACGTTCGAGGCGGCGAACACCCGCAAGGTGCTCGCGAACCTGTCGGACGAGTCGCTTTCGCAGCCGATCGCGGAGGGCTTCAACACCCTGGGCGGCCTCGCCTGGCACCTGGCGATGGCGCTCGGCCTCATGCTGGGCCAGGTGGGGCTGAAGATCGACGCGCCGGCTCGCGGTTCCGCGGTGCCCGCGAAGGCGCAGGAGATCGCGGACGTGTACGACCGCGCAGCTAGCTCGGTCGCCGCGGCGGTGACGAGCGGCTGGACCGACGAGATGCTGGCGGAGGAGGTCCCGATCTTCGGCCAGTCGTGGCCGCGCGGCCTCGTCCTCTCCGCGCTCATTCTCCACCAGACGCATCACCGCGGGCAGATGACGGTGCTCATGCGCCAGGCGGGTCTGCCCGTTCCCGGCATGTACGGACCAGCGAAGGAAGAGATGGCGGCGTTCGCCCCCGCTGCCTCCGCGTAGCACGCCAGCATATCGCAACACCGAAGCGCCCACCGGACCGTCCGGAGGGCGCTTCGTCTTTCCTGGATGGTCAATGCCTCGCCGCCGCGACACGACACTCGCGACTGTGTCTCGCGATATATCTTGACGAGCGATATATCGTGAGTTATATCTGATTCAGGTGGTGAAGGCTGGATCGGAAACCTACTCGTGGAGGCTCACATGTTCGGTGCATGGGATTGTGGTCCGCGCGGACGCCGCGGGCCGGGCTTCATCGGCACGTTCTGGGC
It encodes the following:
- a CDS encoding acetyl-CoA carboxylase biotin carboxyl carrier protein subunit, translating into MRYFVTIGERTVEVDLTGETPVVDGTPVAADLVSLPGTPIKHLLAGGRSYELTAQPAERRGRWQIAIGAQRFTADAVDERTRAIREMSGAAEEETEKTIVAPMPGLVLKVEVEVGQTVRAGQGVVIVEAMKMENELKAPADGVVARIEVQPGQTVEKGATLVILE
- a CDS encoding DinB family protein, whose product is MYRKIEDFEKGWTFEAANTRKVLANLSDESLSQPIAEGFNTLGGLAWHLAMALGLMLGQVGLKIDAPARGSAVPAKAQEIADVYDRAASSVAAAVTSGWTDEMLAEEVPIFGQSWPRGLVLSALILHQTHHRGQMTVLMRQAGLPVPGMYGPAKEEMAAFAPAASA